In Gymnogyps californianus isolate 813 chromosome 1, ASM1813914v2, whole genome shotgun sequence, the following are encoded in one genomic region:
- the AMIGO2 gene encoding amphoterin-induced protein 2, with protein MSLNWRTIPTRLGVFKVNCKGLACLLVFTVSVCGSAPGMCPTACICASDIVSCTNKNLSRVPGNLYKCMKRLDLSYNRIGFLEPEWVPVLFEKLNTLIINHNSISSIITGSFSTTPNLKYLDLSSNSLKTLGSPVFQELRALEVLLLYNNQITQIESSAFGGLYKLQKLYLSYNLLSHFPLDLYAGKHKLTDLVLLDISFNHIQSMPIQRLSSVPAKHLSGIYLHGNPFYCDCVLYSMLIFWYQRHFSSVVDFKNEYTCLLRSDPRGYNKLPLLHDNFLNCSESTVNSSFQAFGFIHDAQVGDRLIVHCDSRISDAGTHFVWVSPDNRLLEPDRETDNFKVFRNGSLEITDAQLEDSGLYSCIAINKKRLLNETIEVRINVSNFTANRSHAHEAFNTAFTTLAACVASIVLVLLYLYLTPCPCQCKAKRRKRKLNQSSAHSSILNSTPPQELPADEKKASTGKRVVFLEPVHEPKHSQNGKVKLFPNDNIIAESILKTTRTKSDSDSVNSVFSDTPFMPST; from the coding sequence ATGTCTTTAAACTGGCGGACAATTCCTACTCGACTTGGAGTTTTTAAAGTGAACTGCAAAGGACTGGCATGCCTCTTGGTCTTCACAGTGAGCGTTTGTGGCAGTGCCCCGGGGATGTGTCCAACAGCCTGCATCTGTGCCAGTGATATCGTAAGCTGCACCAATAAGAACCTCTCTCGAGTGCCAGGAAATCTTTATAAATGTATGAAAAGGCTGGATCTGAGTTATAACAGAATTGGGTTTTTGGAGCCTGAATGGGTGCCAGTGCTGTTTGAGAAACTGAACACTTTAATAATCAATCATAATAGCATTAGCAGCATTATCACTGGAAGCTTTTCCACAACCCCGAACCTGAAGTACCTAGACTTGTCATCCAACAGCCTGAAGACGCTGGGCAGCCCTGTGTTTCAGGAGCTAAGGGCCCTGGAGGTTCTCCTGCTGTACAACAATCAGATAACACAAATAGAGTCTTCAGCCTTCGGAGGATTGTACAAATTACAGAAACTGTACTTAAGCTATAACTTGCTCTCGCATTTCCCGCTGGACTTGTACGCAGGAAAACATAAACTGACAGACCTTGTGTTGCTGGACATTTCCTTTAATCACATCCAGTCGATGCCTATTCAGCGCCTGAGTTCAGTGCCGGCCAAACATCTTAGTGGAATTTATCTTCATGGCAACCCATTTTATTGTGACTGTGTGCTATACTCCATGCTAATCTTCTGGTATCAAAGACACTTCAGCTCAGTGGTGGACTTCAAAAATGAGTACACCTGTTTGTTGCGATCAGACCCAAGAGGTTACAATAAACTGCCTTTACTGCACGACAACTTTCTGAATTGCTCTGAAAGCACCGTCAACAGCTCTTTCCAAGCCTTTGGGTTTATTCACGATGCCCAGGTTGGTGACAGGCTGATTGTACACTGTGACAGCAGAATCAGCGATGCGGGCACGCACTTTGTTTGGGTTAGTCCGGACAATAGATTGCTGGAGCCAGACAGGGAGACCGACAACTTTAAGGTGTTCCGTAATGGCAGCCTGGAGATAACAGATGCCCAGCTAGAGGACTCAGGGCTGTATTCCTGCATCgcaataaataagaaaagactATTAAATGAAACCATAGAGGTTAGAATAAATGTTAGCAATTTCACAGCAAACAGGTCCCATGCTCATGAAGCATTTAATACGGCTTTTACCACCCTTGCTGCCTGTGTAGCCAGTATTGTTTTAGTACTGCTGTATCTCTATCTGACCCCCTGTCCGTGCCAATGTAAGGcgaaaaggaggaagaggaagctgaACCAAAGCAGTGCCCACTCATCCATACTGAATTCCACACCGCCGCAAGAGCTGCCAGCCGATGAGAAGAAGGCTAGCACTGGTAAACGGGTGGTTTTCCTGGAACCCGTGCACGAACCAAAACACAGTCAGAACGGGAAAGTAAAACTGTTCCCTAATGACAATATCATTGCTGAGAGTATCTTAAAAACTACTCGAACAAAATCCGACTCCGATTCTGTCAACTCCGTGTTCTCAGATACACCTTTCATGCCATCGACTTAG